From Aspergillus fumigatus Af293 chromosome 3, whole genome shotgun sequence, a single genomic window includes:
- the pkaR gene encoding cyclic nucleotide-binding domain-containing protein, translated as MADSSSFPGTNPFLKVSTKDDKYSPIQKISEEEEYEVTSPTDPTFRSAHSGATAPTAGNSFNGDNGSNEGGEGIQFNRPFDAGFGQGSEGQGEHVEPPGGARPTAAANQGFPNNYALGRRTSVSAESLNPTSAGSDSWTPPCHPKTEEQLSRLKTAVSNNFLFSHLDDDQFRTVLDALVEKPIPAKDIKVISQGDAGDYFYIVENGHFDVYINPAGSVQPGPDGIGNKVSTIGPGGSFGELALMYNAPRAATIVSADPKSTLWALDRITFRRILMDSAFQRRRMYEAFLEEVPLLSSLKPYERAKIADALDAIKYPAGSTIIEEGAPGDAFYLLESGEAEAFKKDVEGPVKSYRRGDFFGELALLDDKPRAASVVAKTDVKVARLGRDGFKRLLGPVEDIMRRAEYSAKPSPS; from the coding sequence ATGGCTGATAGCTCTTCTTTCCCGGGTACAAACCCGTTCCTTAAGGTCAGCACGAAAGACGACAAATATTCCCCGATCCAGAAGATAtccgaggaggaagaatatGAGGTGACGTCACCGACCGATCCCACTTTCCGCAGCGCGCACTCCGGGGCTACAGCACCCACTGCTGGAAACTCGTTCAATGGAGACAATGGCTCCAACGAAGGTGGTGAGGGAATACAGTTCAATAGGCCCTTTGATGCAGGATTTGGTCAGGGGAGCGAAGGTCAAGGCGAACACGTCGAGCCTCCCGGAGGAGCTCGCCCAACGGCAGCCGCCAACCAAGGGTTCCCTAACAACTATGCTCTCGGCCGTCGTACCTCTGTATCCGCCGAGTCCCTGAACCCTACCTCTGCTGGCTCAGATAGCTGGACGCCCCCATGTCATCCGAAGACCGAAGAACAGCTTTCGCGTTTGAAAACGGCTGTGAGCAACAATTTCTTGTTTTCTCACCTGGACGACGACCAATTCAGGACTGTACTTGACGCTTTGGTTGAAAAACCCATTCCTGCGAAAGATATCAAGGTGATTTCGCAGGGAGATGCCGGTGATTACTTTTACATAGTGGAGAATGGCCATTTCGATGTCTACATCAACCCCGCGGGCTCAGTCCAACCAGGCCCCGATGGTATTGGCAACAAGGTCAGCACCATTGGTCCTGGAGGCTCCTTTGGTGAACTAGCCTTGATGTACAACGCGCCCCGAGCCGCGACTATTGTCTCAGCAGACCCCAAGAGCACGCTTTGGGCTTTGGACCGCATCACTTTCCGCCGGATTCTCATGGACTCTGCCTTCCAGCGACGCCGCATGTATGAGGCTTTCTTGGAAGAGGTGCCATTACTTTCTTCTCTCAAACCATATGAACGCGCCAAGATTGCCGATGCTCTCGATGCGATTAAATACCCAGCGGGCTCTACAATCATCGAGGAGGGCGCTCCAGGCGATGCTTTCTATCTACTTGAGTCTGGGGAGGCGGAAGCTTTCAAAAAGGACGTGGAGGGCCCCGTCAAGTCGTATAGGAGGGGCGACTTTTTCGGAGAGCTCGCCTTGCTGGACGACAAACCTCGTGCTGCTAGCGTGGTCGCCAAGACCGACGTCAAAGTTGCACGACTTGGTCGCGATGGGTTCAAACGGTTACTGGGGCCTGTGGAGGATATTATGAGAAGGGCTGAATACTCCGCGAAGCCTTCGCCCTCGTGA